Within the Trichosurus vulpecula isolate mTriVul1 unplaced genomic scaffold, mTriVul1.pri scaffold_31_arrow_ctg1, whole genome shotgun sequence genome, the region GCGAGAAGCAAGGTATCAGCCAATCagcaagtttttattaagcacttagtatgcgCTGGGGACTGTGCTAGGTGTTGCAGATGCAAATACAGTGAGTGAAATAACCCCgactttcaaggaacttaaattgtAGAGGGGAAGACaattaaataaatgtgtgtatgtatatatttatatatatatgtatatatgtgtatatatatatatatatatacacacacacacaaataaaagttAATTAAGATTAAATATAAAGAGACCACCTTCAAATAAATGCACAGTAGTTAAATATAGGGTAGTTTGAGAAGGAAGGAGCTAGTAGTAGGGGTAGTAGGGAACCTGGCTCCATTGGTAGGTTGTTCTACAAAGATGGGTCTTCTGAGACCACAGTTGATGTGCCATTTAAATCCCTTTCTGGCCCTTTGGCCACTTTTGGACCTCTTACATTCTAGAAACTCTGAAGATCCTTCACCTGCACTGCcaggagaaagaaactgaggcagtaagGTCAGTGGCAAGTTCTCTCATTTCCCTTGCTTTTAAATTCACCAAAACCTATTCCATTTCCAGCATCCTATGAGAAAAAGCCTCAGCAAAGCAGTGTTGAACTACCAGGCTTGAGTAGCATTGGTGCGTTGGTTTTGCTTGTGATGAcaaggtaacaagcatttattaagaccttaCTACGCcttaccaggcacagtgctaaatgtTGGGTGTACAAGAGTATAAAATGTCCCCAAAGTTTTCTTTTTACAGCTCACAGGATTTTGGAATCTGAGCACCCAAAGGtataaatataattgatttcaatGCTAAACGATATTAGATATAATTGATCCCAGCGGTAAATGAATGCTCCTTTATTGTATGAAGCATGATTCAGAACATGATGGCTAAGACGGGACACAAACTTCCAAGAAAAGTGAAATGTGCCCCTTCACTGACCTCTGACTGCACAGCTACTTTACAACCATCAGTGACAAAAGGAATTCTTAAGGACTGCCTGAGAGGGATAAGAGTTACCAAATTCTAAGGTTACCTCTTCCCTCCACCTTTGTTTCTCCAGACAGCAGGCAGTGTGTgagggatacaagaagaggataagagaactGAATTCCAAGATCCAGgaagaaaaactgaagaaaaggaATCAGAGGTAAAGCCTTGTTTCAGCCTTTAGGCTAGTGTTTGATGGTCTTCTCTGGATTTGGATTGTGAACTAAAGAAAACCAGAGGCAGAAGACTCAGTCTTCCTCACAAATATGAGATACACAGAgtaaggctggaagggacctgaatcATAGAATTGACAAAAGCTtgaaaggactttggagatcacctaatccaagcATATTGCTTagcaataagaaaactgaggaccagggggaagatgggacttgcccaagattgcgCACTTATGCAGTTGCAGTTTCTTGAGTCTCCTGACTACTTGTCCAGcacttttcccctcctactgtatttcttctttccttgagaAGTTCATAGAAGATCAGACTGTTTGGGAAGAGAGACAAGTGCAGTTAGGTCCCTGCCTTTTCCTTCACCTTCCCTAGGAAAAACTCGCTGGAGGAGGGAGCAGTGGCGCTTCATTGGTCCCAGAGGTCTGGGAGTAGTGTGGGTTGGAGGGTGAGCCTCTTCTGGTAGTGATCCTGACCAATATTGTGCTTTTTTCCTTAGAATGGAGTTTGGCGAGCAACTAgaggaaatgatggagaagaaTAAGACCCTCTGGGAATTCCATGTGAGGGGATACCCTGTGGCCAGAACTTGAAGAAAACATGATTATTGGTGGGGGGTATGGAAGGTGTGGTGTATGAAATGGAAAATACCTTCACAAAGGGACACACCTAGCATACACAAGGGGACAGTGAAATAGCCACCATAGAGCACAGGGAGAACTGAAAGGGTAGTTATGGAGAGTATATAGTCACTGGATTAAGGAGCTGTGTTTAACATAGAGGAGGGCAGTGATTTTTTAGACAGTTTCAAGAAAACTAGGTTTGCAGTCTCAGTAGAAGCTTTCAAGTAGAAGACGTATCTCAGTGATGtaagagattcttgttcaggaatGGGTTAGGAAAGAACGTCTCTGGTGTCCTTTGCAACTGAAATTTTGTGAACTTTAGTGAGGTGTGAGGACAGGCATTACTGTGGAGGGAGGGATCTTTAGGTGCAGCtggcctccttttcttctttctattagAAGGCAGACAAACTGTCCCAGGAAATCAGTAACATCAACAACAGCAAGGAACAGCTCCTGATGGAGGGTGAGACACTGTTGGAGGGCAGAGGGTGGtaatgaggagggaaaggtgaATAATGTCTGTTTTGAGAAAATGAGCTTTCCATTAGTAGGATTGTATGCCAGATTCCCCTAAGGATAACCTCTCTTTCCCatgagggggaagaggaacattGCCCCAGATGGAGCCCAAGACTAGGTGTCCACCTATTTAGAGTCTTCAGGAAGGGAGATTGGATAGGGACCGGACAATCCCTGATGAGAAGGCATCTGACATAACTTGTCCTCCTGTGACCAGAAAGGCTAACTCAGGAGAAGCTTGATAGTGTCCAGAAGCAGCTGGACATGCTGACCCAGACTGAGGCCAAGACTGAAGCTACAGCTGTCACCAGTGTGGATGCCTTCTTGTGCAGTGAGGAAGCTGCTGCAGCTGTGTGAGCCTCTGCTGGGcacagggggaaggaggaggaagtagaGGAGGGTTGGCTAAGCCTGGGGGATTGAGGAGTGCTTCCCAGAAGAGACAGCTCTGATACACAAGCAATATTTCTTAGGCAACtgtttaaggaagaaaacaagaaagccaCAGAATTCCTGGAGGCAGCCTGCCTACGCTATCATCAGCTGCAACAGAAGTACGAAAGGTGAACCCCCAAGACTCCCCAGAGGAGGTGGTGATGAGTTGGTtaactgtttcttcatctgtatctttctctctctctctctctctctctctctctctctctctctctctctctctctctctctctctctatctctctctctatctctctctctccccctcgctctgtctctctgtctctgtctctctgtctctctctgtctctttctctctcattctctcctcttcctctccctgtctgtccatctatccctGTCTTTTAAATGTTCCCTTTGCAATttatccctctttctttctctctccttcactctctttttccctttccctctgtgCATCTTCCTTGTACAACCCATCTCAATTTGAGCTTCCCATTTTTGGCTCCTGCCATAGGCTGAAGAGGGAGCTAGAATCTGTTGACATCAGAGCATCCAAGGAGACACCAACAGCAGAGGCTGCTGAAGGGGAAAGTGGCATCGTTACCAAGGTAGGTGAGGGAGAGGTAGACATTCTGaaagtctcttctagctgtaTAAGagctcagacaaagaaaaagaatcaaaggCACCTAGGAGACAATGACCTAAGGAGGTGCAGCAGTAGGTCTGCAAGATAGATGCTGGCATCGAGAAGATTAATAACAGGCAGAGACTGAAGGAGAGGTGTGTGGTGGGGATGTTACTATTAACTGGCTCGTTGTCCATTCTTATCCTTTTCTGGCCCCCTAGTCTGTCATGGAGCT harbors:
- the LOC118833329 gene encoding synaptonemal complex central element protein 1-like: MGTFLTFALLLGLSSPASIPRLPQRNSLEQLMETVAQTFNLTYCWVCGGPQQLENWPWVPVPVSPAQILSKRSEVHLREQPSTHAHRWYIVLGVEESRGEAVAMESSSSVGEDGGGCFRKESEGNLQPRTEDIMSKINELQQAKKIANKELCDSQARRQSLQKELDEVSLEETRLKEILSEKQETLKILHLHCQEKETEAVRQQAVCEGYKKRIRELNSKIQEEKLKKRNQRMEFGEQLEEMMEKNKTLWEFHKADKLSQEISNINNSKEQLLMEERLTQEKLDSVQKQLDMLTQTEAKTEATAVTSVDAFLCSEEAAAAVQLFKEENKKATEFLEAACLRYHQLQQKYERLKRELESVDIRASKETPTAEAAEGESGIVTKSVMELPGTQKKDQEVRPGPGKDPA